The DNA sequence GGCACAGGACCTTGCCAAGTACATTGAAGAAACAAAAAGTACCCACTTCTCTATGGGGCTGCTGACTTCGGCTGCGGAGTCGCCGCTGGCAGAAATCAGCGGACGATACGGCAACGTAGTTTTGCTTAAAGGCCGAGGCAAACTGAAACCCAGCTTCGAATATGCCGAGACCGGAATGATGGGCGACATCTTTGAACTTGGCACCCTTGAACTTCTCAACAGCATGATTGAAGCCATCTACCGCAACCTAGAAGTCGACGAGGTTTTCCGGCTCTGCGTCGACGAATTCGAACGCATCGGCGACATGATTGACTGCAACGTTAACTCCGACACCTACACTCAGCTTGTGGATCTGCTTGAGAAGCGCACGAACCTGTTTTTGGGCGGACGCGGCACAGCCAACGAAATCGCCAAGATGACGGGAGTGCGGCTTTTCCACATCAAAAGCTTTCTAGGCGACAACGTTTACATCACTCGAGGCGTCAACACTCCGCATCCACGTGCAGGCGACCTTGAAATTCTGCTCTCCTGCTCCGGTGAGACCCGCCCCGTGATTTTGTGGGCGGATGTGCTTAAGAAATTCGCCGGCACAGTCTTCGCAATCACAAGCGATGCAGATTCCACATTGGCAAAGAAAGCTGATCTAAAAATAATCCTCCCTGAAGAGGCCAAACCCACTTTCCCACGGCGCTTCTACACTCGGGCTGCTTATGTGCTGAGTCCGTTGCCTGTAAAGCTGGCGGAGAGGCTGGGTGAGAGGGGCCTAAATCTGCCTGAATACATCATCAGCTGGTACCACAGCGTCACCCAGTAGGTTACCTTAAAAGCCGCCGAATCCATCCAGATACAGCGATACCTCATGAATCTGCTCCAAGCCATAACTTTAGGGTTAATTCAGGGCACTACAGAGTGGCTGCCAATCAGCAGCACGGGGCACCTTCGAGTCGCCGAGTACTTCTTTGGCTTAAGCGTGCCGTTGCTCTTTGACGTATTGCTGCATGCGGGCACACTGCTGGTTATCCTAGTTTACTTCCGAGTCGCCATCAAAAACGTGCTCTTGGCGCTTTGGCACCGTGACCTCAGCAGCGGCGACGGCAAACTCATCATCCCCATAATCGTCGGCAGCATACCTACAGCCGCCATAGCTGTGTTGATTGGCGACTGGATGGATGCATACTTTAGCAGCTTATTGTGGCTAGGCATATGGTTCATCATAAGCGGCTTGCTGCTGCTTGCCACAAAATTCAGCAAAGAACGCACCGACAAAATCAGTGTACGCGCGGCTTTGCTGGTGGGTGTTATGCAGGGATTAGCCATAATTCCCAGTGCATCACGCAGCGGCTTCACCATCGCCGCCATGCTACTTTTGGGCATAAAACAGGAGGTTGCATTCAAATTTTCATTTTTGCTCTCCATACCCGCAGTCATCGGCGCCTTAGGCTTAACCCTCTACCAGCAACACGACTCCCTTACCGGCGCCGGCATCGGAGGCTTGGAGATATTTGCTGCACTTGCCATTACGGTCGCTATTAGTTTTGCGGCGCTTAAAATCCTGCAGGTGAGTTTAGCTGCCCGAAAGTTCTACCTGTTCTCAATTTACTGCTTTGCAATGGGCGCAATTATGCTGGCTTTGAGTTCAATGGGCTTTTAGCCAAGATGGCTTACCCACCAAAAACTCAGTTAAAAACACGGCGAAGTCCGAGTGCTCAGTATAGAGCTTAAGAATTCCCCTATCAACCAAGACATTGCCGCCTTGAGATAGCGCCCCAGTCACCAAATCTGCCACCCCTGCCTCTTTGCCTCCGCCGACAAGTTTCTCCGCTAAAAGGGCGGCGGCGTCGGTGTATTTCCTTGGAACCTCGACTATCCAGCGTCCGTCTTCCACGTAGGGGCCAGCTATCACCTTTTGGTCGCCGACATATTTGGAAAGGAATCTGTCGCATTCTGCTACGCGTTCAAGCTGTGGTCCAAGATGCTTTTTTACGTTGGGCAAATGGCTCTGCGCAAGTTCGAAGACGATAATGCTGAAGGATTTTTCGTTGCTCCATGCCTCACTGCGTAGCACTTGAAAATCGTTGGTTTCTAGCAGCCGTTTCAGCGCGCGTTTGGTGCGGTAAAGTTGCCCCCAAAGCACGTCTGGAACCGCCTCTAGTTCCCCTATGGCGAGGTAGAGATGGGAGGTGTTTTCGCCTGAGAGGTGGCTTTCAACGATGTTAGGCGCCAGTGCATGGGTAGGCGGCGGATAGAAGAATTCTATGCTGGGGGCTGATAGGAACGCTCTTGAGGCTGCGATGAATTCGTAGAGTTTTTGGCTTTGCACCGCAGAGGCAACGTTTCTGCCTGCGTCCACGGGATCCACGATGACGAGGGGTTCGGGGAAAAGCAACTCCAGCTCCCCCGCACGTTGGCTGTAGTGGCCCTCTATGTCAACTATAACCCGTCTGCTGTAGTGGGCGAATGCTTCAACGACTCCCCTAAAGGAGCCATACTTCATAACTAAAAGTTCACAGAGGTAACCACTAAACCCCCCCACCTTAATCTCTGCGCCATACACGCCTACGCCCTGCATAAAACGCTTAAGCAGTCGAACCTGCCCATGCAGCTCCGGGCTTAGGTGAGTTTGGATGTAATTTGTATGGTAGGGGGTTCGGTCCGTTGCGCTCTGCCACTGACCAGGCTTTGCATCATAGCATGGCACAATGTCCACTCGGTAACCATCCTGGAAGATTTCAAGGTAAGGGTGCTCAGCGAAGCGTTCAAGCTGCTCGGCGTCTTGGGCGGCGGCGCGGGCGATTTTTAAGCCGACTTCACCTAGGTTTTTTCGGGGGATGCTGGTTGGTAAGCGAAGAAAAATGTCGATGTCAGGGTTCTCGGATAGCCATGTGTCTTTGGCAACTGAGCCTTCCACGCGGACTGTGGCTGTGACGCCTTCGGCTTGGGCGGCGGCTTGGATTTGAGCGGTGAGTTTTTTGCTTAAAGCATCAACTTTTCTGTACTCTTCGATTTTAGGTGTGATTCTGTCAAGAACCTGCTGGGTTAACGCTTCAAGCTCCATCTTGCTCGCCTATGGGCAATACTCTTTAAGGGTCGAGTACGTGGGTCCTCTAGGCGAAAGCTGGCTTTTCTTAAGACGTAGGCAATCGGCGCGTATGTTACCGAAGTCGTAGTTTTCTTGGCGCTGCACCAAATCCACCAACCGCTGCTTGTTGGCGCCCGATCGGACCCGTGCGATGGTTAGGTGGGGGCTAAAACCGTTGGGGTCAGGCGCGAATCCGAGGTCATGTATCTGCGGCTCAAGCTGCTCAAAAATACTTTTAAGCTGCCCTGCGCCGTCGGTGATTCCCGCCCAGACCACTCGTGGGTAATTAACCGTGGGAAAAACGCCTAGACCCGTTAACTGGATGTTGAAGGGAGTGAATTTCACGTTTCTCATCGCCTCGTAGACCTTCTCGACCATGTCGGGGTTGATGTCGCCGAGGAATCGGATGGTAACGTGGATGTTTTTGGGCTCGACCAGCTTTAGGTCGGCGTTGGTTTGGATGAGGGATTTCTGGATTGTGGCAATCCTGTTTAGGATGTTATCGTTGTTTATGTCAAAAGCTACAAAGCTTCTTATCTGTTCGGACATATGCTATCTTCGTATCTTAGAAACAGAAATCTTACATAAACCTTTTACGGTGCCTCAAATCCCCTGAGATGGTGCAGGCTGCTCGGTTTTTTCGTGGATTATGTTGGTTAAGGTTGCTTTTATGCTGCTTAGTTTCCTTATTTGCCAGGTGACTATCCGCTTGAGGTCCTCTGCGTTTTCCGAGGATACCTTCACTACAATGTCGTATGCCCCATAGACCGGCGATACTTCTTTGACGCCCTCGATTCTTCTAAGCTCTCTGGCAACATCAAACTCTAAGCCCGTTTCCGTGTTAATCAAGATATATGCAGTAGGCACAGATAACCCTCGGTTAATAATGACATGATGGCTTTAAAAAATTTGGGGCAAAATTCGACACATGTCTAATCCTGAGGCCGCAGCATGCGGTAATTTGGACAGATGCAAACAATCCACATAGGCTTCTGCTGCCACACCCCAACTCCAAACCTATTTCGGTGCAATGTAAATGCTTTTTAACAAAGGATGATATACAACCAAAAAAGGGTACGTTATGGTAGACGCTGACAAACTTGTTGTGGGGCTGGGCGGTATGCCGGGCTCAGGCAAATCATTAGTTGTAGAAACCGCAAAGCAACTTGGCTACGACGTGGTGGCGATGGGTGATGTAGTCCGCGAGCAAACCCGCCTACGCGGCTTAGAACCGACCCCGCAGAACGTGGGCAAAGTCATGCTGGAGCTACGCGCTCAGGAAGGTAATTATGTTATCGCCAAAAAGTGCATTCCCAAAATCGAGCAGCAACAAAGCAGCCGCGTCATCATCGACGGCTTACGCAGCCTCTTTGAAGCAGACATTTTCCGAGAGCACTTCCCCAGCTTCACCCTCGTCGCCGTCCATGCGCCCCCAGAGGTGCGGTTTATGCGGCTGCGGCAGCGCGGCAGAAGCGACGATCCGCAAACCTGGGAGGTTTTTCATGAACGGGACATGCGGGAGCTCGGCGTGGGGTTAGGAAACGTTATAGCGATGGCTGAGAAGATACTTATCAACGATAACAGCGTAGAAGGCTTTAAGGCTCTAGTTAAGGAGAACTTTAACAGGATTGAGCAAGCATGGTTGAAGTAGAAGTTTTTGCGGAGGCAGAAGTTAACCCCACCGAAGACGAAGCCAAAGTCCGATTGGCAATCAGCAACGTGCTGGGCGGCGCAGAATTCACATCTAAACCCGCCGCAAGAGGCAGCGTCCTTGTTGCGCATGCAAAAGGACAAGCATCCCTCATCAAGCTCCGTAACCTGATGCGCAGCGACCGCATCCGCGACGCCGCAAGAAGAGTGCTCTTCAAATCCATCCGCGGCAACACACTGCTTTTTTTCCTCAACAAGCAAGTTGCCTTTGCCGGGCACGTTTCCTTTTCGGAGGAAACCGCTGAGTCGCCCCTTGGACCCATAAGGTTCACTGTGGAAACAGATGATGCCCAGCAGCTTGTCGAGTGGCTGGCAGAGAAAACAGAAAAAGCATAGTTGAGCGATGAGTGTTGGCTGAGCGGGCGATGGTAACCAAGAATGGCGCGATTCTGCTAGGGGACTCTGTTGCCTGCGACGCATTCTGCGCTGAGCGTCCCCTGCGGGTTGTGACCCATGCCCACGCAGACCACCTCTACGGCATACGCAAAAGCGTAAAGTCCTGCGAGAAGGTCCTGATGACAAAAGCCACCCGGGACCTCACCGAAACCCTCAACGACAACCTCAAACTCCAAGACGAAAACGTCAAAATTCTCCAATACGGCAAACCCTTCCGCTACAGGGACGAAAAAATCACGTTACTCCACGCCGACCACATCTTGGGCGCCTGCCAGGTTCTTGTCGAAGACGCAGGCGGCATCCGCATTGCCTGGTCAGGGGACTTCCGCTTGGAGGGCACCGAGGCAGTGGACTGCGATGTGCTGGTGGTGGAAGCCACTTATGGGAGTCCGTCTTGCCGACGCAACTTCGATGTGGATCCGCGGTCGCTGCTGGTGGATATGGTGGAGAAGCGGCTGCGGGGCGGGGCGGTCTATGTTTTCGGTTACCACGGCAAGATCCAGGAGGTCATGCAGATTCTTCGTAACGCCGACGTAGCGGTGCCTTTTGTTATGCCTGAGCGTGTCTATGAGGTCACCCGGGTCTGTGAGCGTCACGGCATGAACTTGGGTTGCATTTCGCTTTCCAGCAGCAGTGAGGGCCATGAGCTTTTGGATGGTAACTTGCCCTGCGTGGCATTCTATCATATGAATCAGCGTTCGCATGTGGGTCTGCGTAACGCGCGTATCTGCGTGAGCGGCTGGGAATTCCAGAAGCCCTGCCGGCAAATCGGCGACCGCGAACACCTCATCGCCCTTAGCGACCACAGCGACTTCGACGGCCTCCTCGAGTACGTTAAACGCACACGCGCCAAGCAGGTTATCACCGATAACTACCGCAGCAACGGCGACGTCCTCGCTAAAGAAATCCGTCGGCGCCTCGGCATATCCGCGGTGGCACAACCTAAGCCCCTCGGAGTACCCACACAGACAACCCTCTAAGCAAGCTGCCTGCTGCCTGCCATTGCCTGATGCTTCTTTATAATAACGATTATTAGTTGGAAGCCCGCTTTGGTGGTGCAAGAGGAGAGGGCTTGGTTGCCTAGGGTTGTTTTAGTTACTGGCGCCACAGGTTTTATCGGCGGGCAGGTTTCTAGACGCCTAGCTATGCATGATGATGTACGGTTGGTTCTGCTTGTTCGCTCATCCAGCATAGATGAAGCTGTTCTGCGGGTCAAGCGATCATGGCATGAGCAGCCCAATCTGGCACGAGACGTAGGCGGCAAAATCAAAGTAATCAGAGGCGACCTAACCCAGTCCAAACTCGGCCTAGCACCAGAAGACTACCGCTGGCTTACCCTCCGCCTCACCCACATTATCCACTGCGCAGCCGACACCACACCGAACATGCCCCTCCCCCTGCTTCGTAAAATAAATGTGGAAGGCACCGCCAACGTCATCGAACTTGCCCGCGCCGTTCACCGTGACCATGGCTTGGAACGGCTGGGTCTGGTTTCAACGGCTTTTGTAGCTGGAAAACGCCGAGGCAGCATAGACGAAGAGGACCTCACCGACGCCTTTGGCTTCTCAAGCCTCTATGAGCAAACCAAGTATGAAAGCGAGAAGCTAGCCTCCAAAGCCAAAGCAGAGTTGCCGCTAACGGTTTTCCGACCCAGCTTAGTGGTGGGCGACTCAGAAACCGGCGAAGTCAAAACCTTCAACACCATTTACTACCTTCTCAGGCTCTACCTGACCGGTCAACTGCGCATTGCTCCCGCCTCTGCCAAGATGAAGCTCAATATCGTTCCCATAGACTACGTCGCCGATGCCATCATCAAGTTAACCTTCGACGAGGCAGCGGCGGGTCTGACGCTGCATTTAACTGCGCCTAACGAAAAATCTCCCTCTGCCGGGGAACTTGTTGAAGCCGTCCGGCTATGGGCTGCCCAAAGCATGGGTTTGCATCTGCCCAAAACACGATTTGTTTCCCTCTCCACCCGGACGTTGCGGGCTGGGCTTAAACTGCAGCAGGCGCTTGTGCCCTCAAACCGAAACGCCGCCGCACTTCAGACGCTGGCACCCTATTTTAGCCAAAACCAAACATTCAGCCGCAAAAACACAGACCGCCTCCTGGGCAGCTACAGCCCAGACTGGCAACGATACCTCCCCCGCCTGCTCCAGTACGCGGTCTACTATAGCTTTTTCCATCGCTCCGAACGCACGGTGCATGAGCAGATCCTGTTTCGGCTACAGAACAAATCCAAGCCAGTGCGCTACCACGAAATCGTCGGCGAGAAGGTGGTGGACTTTAGCACCGAGCAGGTACGGCAGGAGATGCTTAGGACTGCCGCCGCGCTGCGGGCGTTGGGGGTGGGTCGGGGCGATGTGGTGGCGGTGGTGGGTAACAATTGCCTGCGTTACTTGATGGTGGATGTTGCCGCTGGACTGGTGGGCGCTGTTTTATGTCCACTCTACGTTACCAGCCCCGTGGCTGACATTAACCGGGTGCTCTTGGAAGCAGAAGCCAGGGTGCTGTTTGTGGGTGCACCTAATCTGCTGGCTGAAGTCAACGCCATCTCATCTGGCGTTCCCGTCGTCAGCTTCTGCCCCGGTGTCCCCGGAGCCCCGGAGGGGGTTATGTCCTGGGAAACTTTTCTGGCTAAGGCAGTGCATACCAAGCC is a window from the Candidatus Bathyarchaeota archaeon genome containing:
- a CDS encoding Lrp/AsnC ligand binding domain-containing protein, with translation MPTAYILINTETGLEFDVARELRRIEGVKEVSPVYGAYDIVVKVSSENAEDLKRIVTWQIRKLSSIKATLTNIIHEKTEQPAPSQGI
- a CDS encoding undecaprenyl-diphosphate phosphatase: MNLLQAITLGLIQGTTEWLPISSTGHLRVAEYFFGLSVPLLFDVLLHAGTLLVILVYFRVAIKNVLLALWHRDLSSGDGKLIIPIIVGSIPTAAIAVLIGDWMDAYFSSLLWLGIWFIISGLLLLATKFSKERTDKISVRAALLVGVMQGLAIIPSASRSGFTIAAMLLLGIKQEVAFKFSFLLSIPAVIGALGLTLYQQHDSLTGAGIGGLEIFAALAITVAISFAALKILQVSLAARKFYLFSIYCFAMGAIMLALSSMGF
- the cca gene encoding CCA tRNA nucleotidyltransferase — protein: MELEALTQQVLDRITPKIEEYRKVDALSKKLTAQIQAAAQAEGVTATVRVEGSVAKDTWLSENPDIDIFLRLPTSIPRKNLGEVGLKIARAAAQDAEQLERFAEHPYLEIFQDGYRVDIVPCYDAKPGQWQSATDRTPYHTNYIQTHLSPELHGQVRLLKRFMQGVGVYGAEIKVGGFSGYLCELLVMKYGSFRGVVEAFAHYSRRVIVDIEGHYSQRAGELELLFPEPLVIVDPVDAGRNVASAVQSQKLYEFIAASRAFLSAPSIEFFYPPPTHALAPNIVESHLSGENTSHLYLAIGELEAVPDVLWGQLYRTKRALKRLLETNDFQVLRSEAWSNEKSFSIIVFELAQSHLPNVKKHLGPQLERVAECDRFLSKYVGDQKVIAGPYVEDGRWIVEVPRKYTDAAALLAEKLVGGGKEAGVADLVTGALSQGGNVLVDRGILKLYTEHSDFAVFLTEFLVGKPSWLKAH
- a CDS encoding AMP-binding protein; the protein is MPRVVLVTGATGFIGGQVSRRLAMHDDVRLVLLVRSSSIDEAVLRVKRSWHEQPNLARDVGGKIKVIRGDLTQSKLGLAPEDYRWLTLRLTHIIHCAADTTPNMPLPLLRKINVEGTANVIELARAVHRDHGLERLGLVSTAFVAGKRRGSIDEEDLTDAFGFSSLYEQTKYESEKLASKAKAELPLTVFRPSLVVGDSETGEVKTFNTIYYLLRLYLTGQLRIAPASAKMKLNIVPIDYVADAIIKLTFDEAAAGLTLHLTAPNEKSPSAGELVEAVRLWAAQSMGLHLPKTRFVSLSTRTLRAGLKLQQALVPSNRNAAALQTLAPYFSQNQTFSRKNTDRLLGSYSPDWQRYLPRLLQYAVYYSFFHRSERTVHEQILFRLQNKSKPVRYHEIVGEKVVDFSTEQVRQEMLRTAAALRALGVGRGDVVAVVGNNCLRYLMVDVAAGLVGAVLCPLYVTSPVADINRVLLEAEARVLFVGAPNLLAEVNAISSGVPVVSFCPGVPGAPEGVMSWETFLAKAVHTKPPAYSPVDFSDVATIRHTYGSTGEPKGACLSHGSLRYIAEALASNFPWKTRTTQASYLSFLPLNHVAEGITAAYSPYFFPATMDIYYLADYQNLPCALALAKPSVVFSIPRFYEKLWSNVAASSLGRQYLAAEVGIKKRMLGRILRSAALRKAGLNHCSQFIVGAACSSEVLLRSFHELGIEIYNAYGLSEAPLVAMNPLGKNTFDTVGYPLKQTELRIDEDGEVMVKGPQVMTGYFNRGGLQSFRGDWLATGDIGELTAEGRLRILGRKKHVIVTSYGKKVPVERIEASFKALPFVRECLVVGENKPFCSAVFWVDEQKEEHKTEIEEALARINLELEGPAQIKRCVVLVGDIEAAGSAEALKRKRQDLLSVAEEATAFIYQKAQ
- a CDS encoding SIS domain-containing protein, which codes for MKSRISSIGYVNRIQENILSIKKKELAPLYEELKAADCVICGGSGRSLYSLNAAMSQIALAQAGWRNKVVLTPDDPGFPGKSMFDAAPDLERRYKKTLLLMNSGSGYSDDPLVMAQDLAKYIEETKSTHFSMGLLTSAAESPLAEISGRYGNVVLLKGRGKLKPSFEYAETGMMGDIFELGTLELLNSMIEAIYRNLEVDEVFRLCVDEFERIGDMIDCNVNSDTYTQLVDLLEKRTNLFLGGRGTANEIAKMTGVRLFHIKSFLGDNVYITRGVNTPHPRAGDLEILLSCSGETRPVILWADVLKKFAGTVFAITSDADSTLAKKADLKIILPEEAKPTFPRRFYTRAAYVLSPLPVKLAERLGERGLNLPEYIISWYHSVTQ
- a CDS encoding AAA family ATPase yields the protein MVDADKLVVGLGGMPGSGKSLVVETAKQLGYDVVAMGDVVREQTRLRGLEPTPQNVGKVMLELRAQEGNYVIAKKCIPKIEQQQSSRVIIDGLRSLFEADIFREHFPSFTLVAVHAPPEVRFMRLRQRGRSDDPQTWEVFHERDMRELGVGLGNVIAMAEKILINDNSVEGFKALVKENFNRIEQAWLK
- a CDS encoding MBL fold metallo-hydrolase, translated to MVTKNGAILLGDSVACDAFCAERPLRVVTHAHADHLYGIRKSVKSCEKVLMTKATRDLTETLNDNLKLQDENVKILQYGKPFRYRDEKITLLHADHILGACQVLVEDAGGIRIAWSGDFRLEGTEAVDCDVLVVEATYGSPSCRRNFDVDPRSLLVDMVEKRLRGGAVYVFGYHGKIQEVMQILRNADVAVPFVMPERVYEVTRVCERHGMNLGCISLSSSSEGHELLDGNLPCVAFYHMNQRSHVGLRNARICVSGWEFQKPCRQIGDREHLIALSDHSDFDGLLEYVKRTRAKQVITDNYRSNGDVLAKEIRRRLGISAVAQPKPLGVPTQTTL
- the thpR gene encoding RNA 2',3'-cyclic phosphodiesterase, with protein sequence MSEQIRSFVAFDINNDNILNRIATIQKSLIQTNADLKLVEPKNIHVTIRFLGDINPDMVEKVYEAMRNVKFTPFNIQLTGLGVFPTVNYPRVVWAGITDGAGQLKSIFEQLEPQIHDLGFAPDPNGFSPHLTIARVRSGANKQRLVDLVQRQENYDFGNIRADCLRLKKSQLSPRGPTYSTLKEYCP